From Rhizobium sp. Pop5:
TGGAGACAAGCAATGTCGACCTTGAAATCCGGGGATACGCGCGGCCCCTCGCTCATGCAGAACAACAATGTGCTCGGCTTTCTCTTCATGCTGCCGGCCGCGGTGTTTCTCGTGTGCTTTCTCACTTATCCGCTCGGACTCGGCGTCTGGCTTGGCTTCACCGACACGCGGATCGGCCGGGACGGCATCTTCATCGGTCTGGAGAACTATCAGTTCCTCGTCGACGACGACGTATTCTGGATGTCCGTCTTCAACACGATCCTTTACACGTTCATCGCCTCGCTCTTGAAATTCGCAGTCGGCCTCTGGCTGGCGCTGCTGTTGAACCAGCACCTGCCGTTCAAATCCTTCTTCCGGGCGATCGTGCTTCTGCCCTGGGTGGTGCCAACAGTGCTTTCGGCATTGGCCTTCTGGTGGATCTACGATTCCCAATTTTCGATCATCTCCTGGTCGCTGATGAAGCTCGGGCTGATCAGCGCGCCGATCAACTTCCTCGGCGATCCCACCAATGCCCGCATCTCGGTCATCGTCGCCAATGTCTGGCGCGGTATTCCCTTCGTCGCGATCTCGCTGCTTGCCGGCCTGCAGACCATTCCGGCCTCGCTGCAGGAGGCGGCCTCGCTCGACGGCGCGACCAGCTGGCAGCGCTTCCGCTATGTGACGCTGCCGATGCTGACGCCGATCATTGCCGTCGTCATGACCTTCTCGGTGCTCTTTACCTTCACGGATTTCCAGCTGATCTACGTGCTGACCAAGGGCGGGCCGGTCAATGCCACGCATCTGATGGCGACACTCTCCTTCCAGCGCGGCATTCCGGGCGGCCAGCTCGGCGAAGGGGCGGCGATCGCCGTCGCCATGATCCCCTTCCTGCTCGGCGCCATCATGTTCAGTTTCTTCGGCCTGCAACGCCGCAAATGGCAGCAGGGCGGCCAGGATTAAGGGGGAAACAATGTCGACCAATTCAAACACAGCCAATGAGGTCCTGACCGACAATGCCGAGGGCATGAGCTATCTGAACCGCCTGCCGCGGCGCGTGGTGATGCTCTATCTGCCGATGGCGGTCTTCGTCTTCGTGCTGCTCTTTCCCTTCTACTGGATGGCGATCACCGCCGTGAAGCCGAACGAGCAGCTGACGGACTACAACAACAGCCCCTTCTGGGTGGTGGGGCCGACGCTCGACCACATCAAATACCTCTTCCTGGAAACCTCCTATCCAGGCTGGCTCTGGAACACGATGGTGGTCGCTGTCGGATCGACGGCGCTGTCGCTGGTGGCTTCGGTGTTCGGCGCTTATGCGATCGAGCGCGTGCGCTTCACGGGTTCCCGGCAGATCGGCCTCGTCATTTTCCTCGCCTATCTCATTCCGCCGTCGATCCTGTTCATCCCGCTCGCCTTCATCGTCTTCAAGCTCGGGATCTACGACTCGCGCCTGGCGCTGATCTTCACCTATCCCACCTTCCTCATTCCCTTCTGCACCTGGCTGCTGATGGGCTATTTCCGCTCGATCCCATTTGAACTCGAGGAAAGCGCGCTGGTGGACGGCGCCAACCGCTGGCAGATCCTCGTCAAGATCATCCTGCCGCTTGCCGTGCCCGGGCTGATCTCTGCCGGCATTTTCGCCTTCACGCTCTCCTGGAACGAATTCATCTACGCGCTGACATTCATCCAGTCGTCGGAAAACAAGACCATCCCGGTAGGCGTCCTGACAGAACTGGTGCGCGGCGACGTCTTCGAATGGGGATCGCTGATGGCCGGCGCGCTCTTCGGCTCCCTGCCTGTCGTCATCCTCTATTCCTTCTTCGTCGATTACTACGTGTCCTCGATGACGGGTGCGGTTAAGGAGTAGCGCTTTCGCCCTGCCTGTGCCTTTTTATGTCCTTAATCTGCCGAACGATTCGTCGCCGCGGGCGAGAATGGGGCATTCAAAGGTAAGAGAGGATTATGCAATGACGGACGCCAAGAGCGGCATTCTGGGGCTGCGGCCGAACATCACCGTCATTGGTGTCGGAGGCGGCGGCGGAAATGCGATCAACAACATGATCGCGGAGAAGCTCGCCGGCGTCGAGTTCATCGCGGCGAACACGGATGCGCAGGTGCTTGCGACCTCGAAGGCCTCCCGGCGTATCCAGCTCGGGGCGCAGGTGACCGAAGGGCTCGGCGCCGGTTCGTTGCCGGAGGTCGGCCGGGCGGCGGCCGAAGAGTCGCTTGACGAGATCATGGATCACCTGAGCGGTTCGCATATGTGCTTCGTCACCGCCGGCATGGGCGGCGGAACGGGAACGGGTGCGGCATCGGTGATCGCGCGGGCCGCCCGCGATGCGGGCATCCTGACGGTCGGCGTCGTCACCAAGCCATTTTCCTTCGAGGGCAATCGCCGCATGCGGACGGCGGAAGTCGGCATCGAGGCGCTTCGCCAGGCGGCCGATACCGTCATCGTCATTCCCAATCAGAACCTCTTCCGCATCGCGGACGCGAAAACCACTTTCGCCGACGCCTTCATGACCGCCGACCGCGTGCTCTATTCGGGCGTCGGCTGCATCACCGATCTCATCGTCAAGGAAGGCCTGATCAACCTCGATTTCGCCGATGTGAAATCGGTGATGCGCGGCATGGGACGGGCGATGATGGGCACGGGCGAGGCCACCGGCGAAGGCCGTGCGATGAAGGCGGCAGAGGCGGCGATCGCAAACCCGCTGCTCGACGACCTCTCGATGAAGGGCGCCAAGGGCGTGCTGATCTCAATTTCGGGCGGTTCCGACATGACGCTGTTCGAAGTCGACGAGGCGGCGAGCCGCATTCGTGACGAAGTGCAGGCGGACGCGGAAATCGTCGTCGGCGCGATCTTCGACCGCGGGCTGGACGGGAGATTCCGGGTCTCGGTCGTGGCGACCGGCCTGGAAGGCGGCGGCGCCGCCGCCATGCCCGGCTTCGTCGCTGAAGAACAGCAGATACCGCGCATATTGCAGTAAAGCCGTCAGCACGGTTCGAAGCCTGCGAGAGAGTAAGGGGAAGGAGAAGCGGCGGCAGCGTAAGCGTTGACCGACGCTCTTCCTCCTCCGGTGGAACAAGTATGGCCGGCGATCATTTGTTGGATCATGAAACCTGTCACACCGATCGCAACGCTGGCTCTCATTTTCTCATTCGGTACCGCGGATGCGCTGGAACTGACGCCGGATGCCATCAACAGCGCATCGCTTGCTTCGATCGCGCATGAACGCCCCAAAAAACCGTCCCCGGACCCGGATCCGGCGATCGTGCGCCTGCAGGCGTTTCTCGACCGCGCGGGTTCCTCGCCCGGTGTGATCGACGGCTTGTATGGCGAGAATGTCGGCAAGGCTCTCGCCGCGTTCGAGACGATGAACAAGCTCCCGCCGGACGGCAAACTCGATGACCAGGTGCTCGCCCGGTTGGAAACCGGCACACCCATCGTCGAAAGCTACGTCATCACCACCGAGGACGCCGGCGGTCTCGTCGACAGCATTCCCGAGGATTACGGGGAGAAGGCCAAGATGACGAGCATGGGATATACCAGCGTGGCGGAGAAGCTGTCGGAGCGGTTCCATATGGACATCGATCTGATGAAGGCGCTCAATCCCGGCGCGGAATTCGCGCCCGGCAAAACGATCGAAGTGGTGACGACGGGACCTCCCAAAGAGGGGAAGGTCAAGCGCATCGAGGTGAACGCCAGGACGGGACAGGTCCTGGCTTATGACGATGGCGGATCGGTGCTTGCCGCCTATCCGGCGACGGTCGGCAGCAGGGACAATCCGTCCCCGAGCGGTACGCACAAGGTCAAGGGCGTCGCGCGCATGCCCGTCTACCGCTACGACCCGAAGATCAATTTCAAGCAGGGGAAGAACGACAAGATCCTCACCATCCCCAAAGGACCGAACGGGCCGGTCGGCAGCATCTGGATCGATCTGACTGAGCCGACCTACGGCATTCACGGCACGCCCGATCCGGAACTGATCGACAAGGGCGCATCGCATGGCTGCGTCCGCCTGACCAACTGGGATGCGGAAGAGCTTGCCGGTATGGTGAAACCGGGCGTGATCGTCAAATTCGTCCGGTAGCTGCTCACGCCGGCCGATAGATCTGCACCATCGAGCCCTTCGGAAAGACCTTTGAGGCGATCAGCTTGAGCTGCCTGGGCTGGGCGAGGTCTGAGAAGATCGGCAAGCCTTTGCCGAGGACCAGCGGATACACCATCAGCATGTATTGATCGACCAATCCATGAGCGATGAGGCTGCGCGCAAAGGCCGCGCCACCGTGGGCGAAGATCGGTTTGCCGTCCTCGGCTTTCAGCCTGGCAACTTCTTCGGCCAGATCGCCGCTCGCCACATAGGCCTCGCCCCAGCTTTCCGCGCCGGGCTGCAGCCCTTCTCCGCGTCCCTTGGCCGTTTCACCAGCCTTCAGGATCGCCGGGCCTTGTTTTGAGAAGACGGCCTTCGGAATCTGGTTCATCGGCGG
This genomic window contains:
- the ftsZ gene encoding cell division protein FtsZ; translation: MTDAKSGILGLRPNITVIGVGGGGGNAINNMIAEKLAGVEFIAANTDAQVLATSKASRRIQLGAQVTEGLGAGSLPEVGRAAAEESLDEIMDHLSGSHMCFVTAGMGGGTGTGAASVIARAARDAGILTVGVVTKPFSFEGNRRMRTAEVGIEALRQAADTVIVIPNQNLFRIADAKTTFADAFMTADRVLYSGVGCITDLIVKEGLINLDFADVKSVMRGMGRAMMGTGEATGEGRAMKAAEAAIANPLLDDLSMKGAKGVLISISGGSDMTLFEVDEAASRIRDEVQADAEIVVGAIFDRGLDGRFRVSVVATGLEGGGAAAMPGFVAEEQQIPRILQ
- a CDS encoding carbohydrate ABC transporter permease; the protein is MSTNSNTANEVLTDNAEGMSYLNRLPRRVVMLYLPMAVFVFVLLFPFYWMAITAVKPNEQLTDYNNSPFWVVGPTLDHIKYLFLETSYPGWLWNTMVVAVGSTALSLVASVFGAYAIERVRFTGSRQIGLVIFLAYLIPPSILFIPLAFIVFKLGIYDSRLALIFTYPTFLIPFCTWLLMGYFRSIPFELEESALVDGANRWQILVKIILPLAVPGLISAGIFAFTLSWNEFIYALTFIQSSENKTIPVGVLTELVRGDVFEWGSLMAGALFGSLPVVILYSFFVDYYVSSMTGAVKE
- a CDS encoding L,D-transpeptidase — encoded protein: MKPVTPIATLALIFSFGTADALELTPDAINSASLASIAHERPKKPSPDPDPAIVRLQAFLDRAGSSPGVIDGLYGENVGKALAAFETMNKLPPDGKLDDQVLARLETGTPIVESYVITTEDAGGLVDSIPEDYGEKAKMTSMGYTSVAEKLSERFHMDIDLMKALNPGAEFAPGKTIEVVTTGPPKEGKVKRIEVNARTGQVLAYDDGGSVLAAYPATVGSRDNPSPSGTHKVKGVARMPVYRYDPKINFKQGKNDKILTIPKGPNGPVGSIWIDLTEPTYGIHGTPDPELIDKGASHGCVRLTNWDAEELAGMVKPGVIVKFVR
- a CDS encoding dihydrofolate reductase family protein encodes the protein MRELILTMAMSLDGFVSGPEGETEWIFSGDQEAIAWKVENAWNAGLHIMGSRTFQGMAGYWPTATGVFAPPMNQIPKAVFSKQGPAILKAGETAKGRGEGLQPGAESWGEAYVASGDLAEEVARLKAEDGKPIFAHGGAAFARSLIAHGLVDQYMLMVYPLVLGKGLPIFSDLAQPRQLKLIASKVFPKGSMVQIYRPA
- a CDS encoding carbohydrate ABC transporter permease, coding for MSTLKSGDTRGPSLMQNNNVLGFLFMLPAAVFLVCFLTYPLGLGVWLGFTDTRIGRDGIFIGLENYQFLVDDDVFWMSVFNTILYTFIASLLKFAVGLWLALLLNQHLPFKSFFRAIVLLPWVVPTVLSALAFWWIYDSQFSIISWSLMKLGLISAPINFLGDPTNARISVIVANVWRGIPFVAISLLAGLQTIPASLQEAASLDGATSWQRFRYVTLPMLTPIIAVVMTFSVLFTFTDFQLIYVLTKGGPVNATHLMATLSFQRGIPGGQLGEGAAIAVAMIPFLLGAIMFSFFGLQRRKWQQGGQD